The genomic window GTGCTGGCGGCCGCCCGCTTCACTCCTGGTGTCCGCGCCGTCGAGGACCATCTGCGAACAGAGCCGGTCTGAGCCGGTCGCCGGGGAGGTGAACGCCGCGATAGAGATCCACATCGAGGGCAACGTGGCCCGCCGGATCCTGCGTGGGCAGTCACGACGCGCACGGGCGCTGAGCCGCCTGCCGGTCTATCCGGTGGCGGCTCACGTCCCGTTCTCCGCCGTGAACGGGCCCAAGGCGGGGGCGTCGATATCCGGTGCGCCGCGGGTTTAAGTCCCTCGAGCAGGCACTCGTCCCGCGAGGTTGTGCTCACGTCCAGCCGGTCTCTGTGGGGAGGCCGGATCCTGGGTGCGGGTCCCGCACGCCCGAGCCACCCCACGACCGAGAACGGACTTTGTGTCTCTTACGCCCTGCCTCGGAGCCGGCAGTCTGGCACCCGAGATGCAATTCCCGTAGACGTGAACCGATCCGTAACCGAAAAAAGAATCAACGCGTCTTGGAGGCAAGCGATGGACACGTCGGTTGAAAAATTGAATCCTCATCGTGTCGGGATGGCACTGGGCGGCCTCTACGGACTCTGGCACCTGACCTGGTCGCTGCTCGTCCTCGTAGGGCTGGCCAAGCCATTCCTGGACTTCATCCTATCCCTGCACTTCCTGCAGGTGACGTATGCAGTCGCGCCGTTCAACGCGCTCAAGGCGCTCGGGCTGATCGTTGTCACCTCGGCGCTCGGCTATTCCCTGGGCTATGTCCTGGCGTGGCTGTGGGACCGGTTTGGCGTGGCGCGCGAAAAGCTCGTGCGATGACGCCCGGCGATCAGTTCTCCACGCGGACGATCGGGAGCGGCCCGGCTGGAGTCCGCCGCGGACCTCGTCCGGGCACCAGTCGCCGCGCCGCCGGCCTGAATGAAGCGTCATCCCCGCCTCAGCCAGGCTTCCCAGGCTACTCCGCATCCTTGCACACCGGGTGCCTCGGAATGGGGGAGATTCCGTGCCCGACATGAGCGTCCTGCGCGAGAACATGGTGCGGTATCAGATCGCCGCTCGCGGCGTGACCGACGAGCGGGTGCTCGACGCCATGCGGATTGTCCCTCGAGAGGCATTCATGCCCGAGGAGCTCGCGGAGTTCGCTTACGAAGACACCCCGCTGCCGATCGAGGAAGGTCAGACGATCTCCCAGCCCTATATCGTCGCTCTCATGATCGCCGCCATCCAGCCGGAGCCACAGGACCGGGTGCTCGAGATCGGCACCGGCTCGGGGTCCGCCGCGGCGGTCCTGTCCCGGGTGGTCGGCCAAGTCTATACGGTCGAACGGCACGAGGCGCTGGTCGACCTGGCGAGCCGCCGCCTCCGGACCCTGGGATACGGCAACGTCGAGGTGCTCCACGGCGACGGCAGCCTCGGCTGGCCGGAACATGCCCCGTACGACGGGATCATCGTGACGGCGGGCGGGCCGCACGTGCCGCGCCAGCTGCGCGAGCAGCTGGCCGTCGGCGGCCGCCTCGTGATTCCGATCGGGCCCGACCCGCGCCAGCAACACCTCGTCCGGATGACTCGTGTCACCCGCGAGCGGTTCGAGGAGGAGCAGCTCGGGCAGGTCCGCTTCGTTCCACTGGTGGGTGAGGACGCGTGGGAGGGCCCCGGGGTCGTTCCGGTGGGCGTTTCCCCGCCACGAGGCACCCGGCCCGCGACGACCGCGGCGCTGATTCGCGAGGCGGCCGAGCCGATCGCCGACATCGACGATGTGGACCTCGGCCCGCTCCTCGATCGGATCGGCCAGTCGAAGGTCGTCCTCCTGGGTGAAGCGACCCACGGCACCTCCGAGTTCTACCAGATGCGGGCCCGCATCAGCCGGGAGCTGATCACGAAACGCGGCTTCACGATCGTCGCCGTGGAAGCCGACTGGCCCGATGCCGCGCGGGTCGATCGCTACGTGCGCCACGGCCCAACGGCGCAGGAAGGGCATCCCGCTTTCAGCCGCTTTCCGACCTGGATGTGGAGAAACGCCGAGGTCCACGACTTCGTCGAATGGCTGCGATCCTGGAACGCGGACCTGCCCGACCCCGCCCGCCGGGCCGGCTTCTACGGCCTCGATCTCTACAGCCTCTTCACCTCGATCGCCGCGGTGCTGCGCTACTTGGACGAGGTGGATCCGGACACGGCCGCGCTGGCGCGCCGGCGTTACGCCTGTCTCAGCCCCTGGGAGCGGAACCCCGCCGTCTATGGCCGCGCCGCCCTCACGGGCCAGTACCGGACCTGCGAGGAGCCGGTCACCCGCATGCTCCGCGACATGATGGAGCGCCGCCTCGAGTACACCGTTCACGACGGCGATCGCTTCCTGGATGCGGCCCAAAACGCCCGGCTGGTGGCCAACGCGGAGCGCTATTACCGCGTGATGTACTCCGGCCGGGTGGAGTCGTGGAACCTA from Candidatus Rokuibacteriota bacterium includes these protein-coding regions:
- a CDS encoding protein-L-isoaspartate(D-aspartate) O-methyltransferase, encoding MSVLRENMVRYQIAARGVTDERVLDAMRIVPREAFMPEELAEFAYEDTPLPIEEGQTISQPYIVALMIAAIQPEPQDRVLEIGTGSGSAAAVLSRVVGQVYTVERHEALVDLASRRLRTLGYGNVEVLHGDGSLGWPEHAPYDGIIVTAGGPHVPRQLREQLAVGGRLVIPIGPDPRQQHLVRMTRVTRERFEEEQLGQVRFVPLVGEDAWEGPGVVPVGVSPPRGTRPATTAALIREAAEPIADIDDVDLGPLLDRIGQSKVVLLGEATHGTSEFYQMRARISRELITKRGFTIVAVEADWPDAARVDRYVRHGPTAQEGHPAFSRFPTWMWRNAEVHDFVEWLRSWNADLPDPARRAGFYGLDLYSLFTSIAAVLRYLDEVDPDTAALARRRYACLSPWERNPAVYGRAALTGQYRTCEEPVTRMLRDMMERRLEYTVHDGDRFLDAAQNARLVANAERYYRVMYSGRVESWNLRDRHMFDTLDMLLKFHGPEARAVVWEHNSHVGNAAATEMGARGEFNVGQLCRERFGREAFLLGFGTDHGTVAAAHDWDAPMEVMAVRPSHAESYERLFHEAGVPALLLPLGPAARPEVRDELRPPRLERAIGVVYRPETELQSHYFQAVLPIQFDEYVWFDETRAVRALPAHAREGVPDTYPFGV